DNA sequence from the Pithys albifrons albifrons isolate INPA30051 chromosome 24, PitAlb_v1, whole genome shotgun sequence genome:
CTGCGCGCACAGAGCATCCCCGGGGAGAAGGCGCGCAAAGGTGAGCGCCGGGCGGCGGCCGGTCCTGCACCCCCGCCCCGGGGGTCGCTCCGGTGCCCCGGgcagggctctgcctcctctgggGCCGCTCCCGGTTCCCGGGATGTCGCTGCGGGACACACGGACTCGCTGCGCTGTCACCGGGGATGCTGCCGGGCGTCGGTCCGGGGCGGGAGTTCCTCGCCCCGGTTTGACGGCTCCGCCGCAGTAATTGCCGCAGTGATTACCGCACTAATTAATCCTCTGTGTTTCCTCGTCCCGAATGGGGAGCGCTGCCCTGAGTTGGTGGGCTCTGGGAAGTTTCAGCGGGAGCAGCTCCCgaaggtgctgctggggcaggtttgggagaTTCTCGCAGACAAGGAGGGATCGGAGCCTGCGTCGGTGTTTTTGTGCTTGGTTCGGGGGTTAAAGCttcaaaaatgtgctttttggaCTCAACAGAGCTCAGGGTTTGGTTATGCCAGCCCAGATCCTGGACTGCTTTGGACGGTTCAGGTGGATTTGCAACAGGAAGGAGTGTCCAAGAATAAATTTGTAAAGCCtgtgcagaagcagcacaggcagtTGTGTTAAATTCAAATAACACAAACATGGCTCCTGAAGCCCTTGTCTGGCTTTTATACAATCTCTCAAGCTGCATTTGGTACATCCTTGGTACAATCCTTGTACCACCCTGTGCCTTCACCTGCGGCACAAAactccagctcccagcccaaCACCCCTTGGGTTTCCACTTTAAATGACCACAGCTTCGCTTTCCCAGTCCTTGCAGCTCCCTGTCATGGGATGGGGAATGTGCCTGGGGAAGCTCCGGGATATTCTAATAAAAGATCAAATTGATTTGAGCTCGGTATTAAAGAGATTGTTATGTTTATCCTTTCTGCCTGTCCTGCATAAAGTGCCAAACAACAAAGGGTAATTATTGTATTGTTGTGAGGGTGCAATTTGTAATTATTCATTTGTGTCCTGAGAGAATGATCTGACAAAAGTTTACTGCTGCTCATACAGGGCCGAGTTTAGAGTTCAAACTAAATTTCATCTTGGTGGAGTAGCTCAGCACGAGAATTGGATCTGTTCTAGTTTATCCACACGTGGATTTTTATCTTCCAAAGAACTGGGTGTTAATTTCACTGAGATGTGGTTCATCCACACTGAAATGTTTGTTAATGCTTAAAGCTGTTCACTGAAATATTGTTCACTTGTAAGTGCAAAATACAACTGAAAACTTCCCAAGCTCGATGCAAAGGGTAAAAATTGATGTGCGTTGAAGCAGCAGGAGTTTATCCAAGGGGAGGGCAGGATTCTCCAGTGCTAAATGCTGATGAGAAGAGGCAAAATCCATTAgttagctttttctttcttttttttttaatttatttcttttcttctccttacTACTCTTGTTCTTACTTCTTGaatgatgttttgttttatgcttCGTGTAGATGAATGGACAGATGTGGACAGGAAACGAGGTACAGTAACTGCTGGCTGCATGCACAGTCCAACCCCACGTGCTCACCTGGGGCTCACCCTGCCTGAacccccccagggctgctcctgcagccttcAGGCAGTGCCACAAATGAACAGTAATGCTCACCTGCTCCTTAAAATGCACTTTGTAGGTCTGAGAGAAAACAGCGTCTCAAAGTCATACGGCCTCAAAAATCAGTTGTTAATTAATAAATGGATCAAAACTTATTATCCCAGTGGTCTTTCCTGTCACAATAATTTGTGTTTCTCTAGCATTGTTTTAATGCAAGCATGTAATTGTGTGAGCATTGTGAAGGTTGTTTTCCTGCTTAAATGCAGGAATATTGGGTACACTCCATTTTCCTAAGGTTTTATCTAATTCACTGCTCAGGGTTTGGACAGGTGAACTCCAGGGAAGACTGAAGGCATTCCCATCCTATCTACTTCCCCACCAAGTTTTTTGCTAAGTGAGCATGAGCAGAACTTCCAGTGTCCTGAGCAGCCCTTTTTTACCAGAGATCAGGGTTATAATTCATGCTTTTCAAAATAAGCATCATTGGTAGGTTTTAATATTTAGACACTGTTAGCCTGGAGTTTGTCCCAgcttattttcctgtttcccaAGAACACCTTTTCCCAACCTTTAGCATCTCACAAGTCTAATAACATATTCCATATTATCCCATCCAAAACAATGAGGAGTTGCCTGGTTGCCTGTACTGGTTTCCCACCCCAGCTGATGATCCCcctctctgctttctgctgtgttgCTTGTGCCCTGTCCCCAGGCCAGCACTCCAGTGTCACCTGCCATGGCagtgtgagcagctccccagggcctCCCTAAGACCTTTTCTGTGTCATTACCCAACATGTGACAGATTTATTATCAAACTGTATGAGATTTGCCCTTTACTGAGattttttatgtctttctcAGTTCTTTTTATAGCCCACATAAGAGGTTTTAATTCCAGAAGGTAATTTATGTCAGGCTGGGTGTGTGGTTCACACAGAGCTTCAGTTCCCTTGAGAAATCACTGGACTGGGAGGTGTCTGTCTCCTGGTGGTGTTTTGGGTTATTTGTGACTCTCCAAAGACAGGAGGAGCCTTTGTGTGGGCAGCACACACAAGCAGCTTAAAAATGCTTCTCTTGATATCAGTATAAGGCTAAAGTTCTTTTTTTGGTCATAATTGATTCCTTGCAAAATGAAACAGATACTAATAATGTTTGATTTTCTCCACTCAGAAAAGTGAGGATTTCTGCCTCAGATTGCAAGTAGGGATTGTTTCATGGACAGTTTATttgaaaggaagggaggaaggagggactttttttcttgtttatacTTAGGTGTATTTGTATTCCACTCTTTGGGAGCTGAGaatctgtggggtttgggtACTTAAACCAGGACTAGTGAGCCCTGTcaggtgctgagctgtgtgtgaccAGTGCAGGAGGAACCTGTAACCAGCAGGTTTAGTGAGGAGGGAGAAGCACCTCAGGAGGCCCCTGCCCTCAGGAACCCTGCCCAGACTCCCAGCAATGTTCCCAGGGAGTTAATCCTGTGGGAAGAGGTGAAGTGACAGGGACATGACCTTTCTTTTGGCTGTTGGTGTAGGACAGGTGTGAAAAGCCACGTCTTTGACCCCCCAGGGAATCATTAAGGCAGCAATTCAAACCACTGATCACCACCACTACCTCTATGttcactttttctctttctccttttctttttattacttattctgcgattttttttaatccacaaGAATTGCCTGACATTATGGGCTTCAGTAATAGTCAGCTGCTTAGGAAAATCCATGTTTGTACAGTAATCTGTGTGACCTGACATTTTCATTTACCATTCTTTTGatatagaaataaatgtttattgGTGATAACTCTGTAAAGTCTATCAGGGAGATAATAAAATATCTGATCCAGCACAAAAGCTCAGATGCTGCATTTGCCTGAACCactgcaaaatgttttctattttctgtgcATTAAAAGCTGACTGTCCAGAGCACAGCCCTCACCCTCAGCACTCCTGAGCTCTGCAAACCCCTCAGTATGTCACAAACCAGTTCCATGTCTAAATTTACACCTTAAAAATGAGGAATTTTGGAGTTCTGCCTTtgagctgctccagtgcctgcagGTGTTGCAGCTGTGAGAGCCCTGAATGGGCTGACACAGACCCCAGGGATATAAATGCTTCCTTTAATACCTGCCAGTTTTAATCCGTTTGGAATAAAGACTACAGAGAGCCCTGAGTCATTCAGGAGCTTCTgttgagaggggaaaaaatagactGGCAGTGTCAGaggggaacaagggacaggcacagccaggTAGTTGCAGTCTGCAGAACTCAAGAGTGATGCAAAATAGTTTCCTTAGGAAGCAGAACTGGAGCTTTTCTAGATAATGACATGTCAGAACAGCCTATAACAATGTGATTTAAAAGTGAAGAGTAACAACCTCCAGCTGTAAAACCAAGGCAACAAAGCCAGCCTTATTCCCACTGGGAAACAGGGACTGCTGCCTTCAGCTCAGGTGGTTTGTGCCCCGGGGGACAtcagctggctcagcccaggcaggagTGAGGGGTGTGTTGGATTGGGAGATGCTGTTCCCCCTCTcctgtgctctgtccctgctctcacAGGGCAGCTCCAGTGTGAGCTCCGTGTCTGTGTGGGATGGACCCCAGGGACGGGCTGTTGTGAAGCAAACAACAGATCCTCTCTGTCTTTGCAGTTATGAACGACATAATTGCCACCATGTTCAATAAGAAGTTCATGGAGGAGCTGTTCAAGCCCCAGGAACTCTATTCCAAGAAAGCCCTGAGGACCGTGTACGACCGGCTGGCTCACGCCTCCATCATGAGACTGAACCAGGCCAGCATGGACAAGGTACCAGGgacctcctgcccagcctggctgtgctcccctgcagcccctcatgAGTTTCCATCGTGATAATTAGCCCATGGCTTTAGCACTTTAGAAGAGCCCCCtttccatttgctttctttgtgaaaatggCTCTCGGACACAGAAGCTTTTGGGAGATCCATGGTGGTATCAGCTACTTCAGAACTGAATATTTCTGCTTTAGTAGCTCAGTGTTTGATTTTAAGAAGTTCACTAAGCTTTGTTTATCAGATGTTTTCataagtattaaaaatatacatgtCTGTGGGTGCCtataaatatctgtatttctgtACTGATACTCATGGTCTGGCAGCTGCAGGTACTACTTTAGGAAAAAAGTAGCCAATTTAGGTAAAAGTGGCAGGAATGAGACTGCCAGAGAGCCATCCACCTGGGTGTCTGGGCTGCTGAAATTCATAGAACCagtcaggttggaaaagccctccaagatcactgaatccaccctgtgcccgatgcccaccttgtcccccagcactgagtgccatggccagtcctgccttggacacctccaaatgtgggcactccaaacctccctggacagccccttccaatgcctgactgccttttccaggaaaaaaatcctcctgatgtccaacctgaaccttctctggcacagcctgaggccattccttctcctcctgtccctgttcctggagcagagcccgaactaccctgagcctccttttctccaggctgagccccccagctccttcagctgctccagccccttcccaacTCTGATTCTTTCCCTTGCAGCTCTACGACCTCATGACCATGGCCTTCAAGTaccaagtgctgctgtgccctcggCCCAGGGACATTCTGCTGATCACATTCAACCACCTGGATGCCATCAAGGATTTTGTCTACGAGTCCCCTGCCATTCTGAACCAGGTGGATGAGACCTTCCGGCAGCTGATCGAAGTGAGAATCCTCAGAAAATCCAACTGTGGTTTGATTTTATGGTTTTTTACATCTTTCCAGTTAACCTTAGAGACTAAATACTGCATTGGACATGTCTATGAGTCAAGTGGTGTTTTTCCACTGGCCCAGTTTAAATCAATATATTGCTTATTCAGCCTGATTTAAGTCTCCACTGGCTCCAGCAGAAATTAAGTCAAACTTGAGTCACAGACAATAATTACTGATAATGACCAGCAGCCCCCTTGCAGCATCTCTGCTTCCCCTGCAAGTGGGTCAGAATATACTGTATATTCTGTGTATCAGAGTATTCTGAAATACTtgtttccccctttccctgggtgGGACTTGGAACATTTGCAAAGCCTTGCATgatggttttccttttccagacCTACAGCTGTCTCTCTGATGGTGAATTCCAGCTCATCAGGCAAACActcctcattttctttcaggACATGCACATCAGGGTAAGAACCCAATAAAACCAGGCAGGGAGAATGACAGGGAGTTTGGACTGGAATACaaaggggtttggttttggtttgttacTTGTGCTTTTCAGTTGTCTTGATGTGCTTGTAATTGCACTCAAATTTCACAAATGAAGCACATCTACTGCAATAATACTGAATAATTCCAAAATGTTATGAACAAAGGAATCTCTGCTGGTATGATTGTTGAtaaatctgtttttccttttagaaactTGATAAGAAAGAACCTGAGTTTGAAGCCTTGATATTCTCTAAGTTAACCAACCACACTCAAGTGCATAAAcaggaaatactttttaatataatttttttaatcttagaTCAGTTCCCACCCTCTGGACCACAACTCCACATTACAGGCTTCCTATCATAGTCTCTACATACACACCCAAACCCCCCAGCCTAGGCAGGGAGGCTTAAGCTCAGACTTCAGAGAACTGGGATCAGGAGGCAGGTGGCTGATTTTCCCCAGGGTCTGATGTTCTTTTGCAGGTCTCCATCTTCCTGAAGGACAAAGTGCAAAACTCGAACGGTCGCTTCGTGCTGCCCATCTCAGGTCCTGTCCCGTGGGGCACAGAGGTCCCAGGGCTCATCAGGTGAGTCTGTGCCTttgtggggctgctcagggagtgCCCAGAGGACTCAGGAATCCAGCTCAAAGTGCCATTCCTGTTGCAGGGATAGCTGAACTCCAGTAAATACTATTTAAAGGGCAGAATCTGTGACTAAGTCACCAAGCAATAAAATGCTGAGCTGCTTCTGGAATTCTCTATCCCAGTAAATGGGCTATTAGTCATTTACCCTGTAAAAGGGATTTACCAATATACAAAACAGGGTTTTATTGCCCTTATTCAGGAAGCAGAGGAAGTAGGTGCTGAAAATCAGGATAAAACTACTAACTGTTTCAATAATGTCTTGGTTTTAAGGATGTTCAATCACAAAGGAGTGGAAGTTAAAAGGACTGAGTTCACCACTGCTGGGAATTACGTTACTCCACAAAGAGAAGGATCTTTTGAGCTTTATGGAGACAGAGTCCTCAAACTTGGAACAAATATGTAAGTAACTTTTGTCCTGTGTAGAAACCTGAATGAAAAGTTGATGGATATGGATTGTTCAGAAGCTGTGTGGCTTTGCCTCTTTTGCCATTATCAGCATGACTTTGTCACAAAGTGCTGCCCTGCACCAGGACACAAGTGGACAGTGTCTCTAAAGAGCTGTGGGAAAGAGCAAAACTTAGTTTTATGTCCCTCACACACCTGAGTGCCTCAATACTGCACCAAGCTGAGCTGTAACTTCTCATTGCAGCTGTTCACAGTCTTCAGAAAAATATCCTAAAGTTCTGGATCCTGTGCTGATCCCTCCAATTCCTGTCCCTCATCCCAGTAACTTCTTCCTTGTGTGTTTTTCCCTCCAGGTACAGTGTGAGTCGGCCAGTGGAGACACACATGGCAGGATCATCCAAAAACATGGCATCCCATGCAAAGGTCAGTGTTGTCATGGTCTGTCACTGGTTGAATTGGCCAACTTCTTTGTCTCCAGGTATGGGATAATTTCAGGGAAGCTCTTCTGTCCTTCTTAGGGCCTCATCCAGTCCTCCCAGTCTCTTTGGAGCCAGGGGAAGGGCACATTTTCCCAAAGAACCCACAGGCTTATGCAAGGGTGTGCTTGCTTCTATTTTAGTCTCCTCAGAAAACAAAGCTGGGCTTACAGATTTCTCAGCTGTTTCATTTAGCTTGTATTAGAATTAATTCACCTTGTCCTGGGTCTGTAAATTCAAGCAGCCATTCCCAATGTATGGCTGGTGGTTACTGGTTACCTGCACAACCTGTCCCTGGGAACCACACAGAAATGTTTATATCCCTCTGAAGGACATTTATGGaatatgagaaaacaaaactccTTCCAGGCTTCATCTCCCTGATAAATGCCCTGTGGGCCTGTTGCTGTTTCCTGCAGGAGAACACAGCCCCCAACCCTCTTGCTAAGGAAGAGCTGAACTTCCTGGCCCGGCTGCTGGGGGGTTTGGACATCCAGAAACCTGGTGGTGGCGAGTCGGGATTTCGGCTGAATTTGTTCACCACCGACGAGGAGGAAGAGTATGTTCTAGTCCTGATTGGTTTGGGGGCCACATGGAGACCAAAGCTGACCCTCAACAGCTTCAAGGACAGACCAGCAGGGTTTAGCCCTTGTGTTGTTCTGCTCCAGGTGTCTCCTGTGATGCACAGCCTTGCTCCCAGTGCCACTGGCTGGATCTGTGCTTGGGTCTGTCTGGAGGGACAGAGAGATCCCTCCAGCCTTTAGAAAGATGCTTTTACCTACTTTGAATCTCAACTACAGAGATATTCCTGCTCTTCTACACTTAACAGGGAAAAGCCTCCAAACTGGGGTCAATACATTAATTTGACAAGTAGGATTAGGGTCACTGTCAAAACTTCATAGAATCCAAGGatgatttgggttgggagggaccttaaggatccTTTAGGTCCACCCTGCCATGGTGGCTCCAGGCTCTGTCCACCCAGGCCCTGTAGGCTTCCTCTGGGCATCCTTCATGCCTACAGGAGCCTCATGAAACCTGTTTTCTATCATTGCCTTGCATGTCTTCATGGAATAAACCACCCTTTCCATGTTTTTCATACAGACACGCTGCACAGACTAGACCAGAGGAGTTGTCCTACAAGGTTATCAACATCGAAGCCACACAGGTACCGTTTCCCACCACTGGTTCTCACCATTCCTGCCTTGCTAAGAGTTGAATTTCACCCAGAACAGTGACTTGAAAATAACATTACCCCATTTCACTTAAGCTCATAAATAACTCATAAATTTTCCACCAAGCCAGTGGAACTGGTGATTATTCACTAAGAGAACTCGAATCCTGACAAACACCAGGGCAGGTTGGGTGGTGAAGGGGCACGTCCCAGTGCCGGGCGCGGGGGTCTGAGCGCGGTGTGTGTCCCGCAGGAGCGGCAGGCGGAGCTGTCCCGAATCCTGGGGGAGATGGAGGTGGCGGAGCCGCGCCCGGACAGCGCCGGGAAGGGCGAGGACCTGCTGGCGCTGATGGACGGGCTGTGACCAGTACCGGGAACACCGGGACGGCACCGGGAGAGCACCGGGAATACCGGGGCAACACCGGGACAGCACCGGGAATACCGGGACAGCACCGGGAATACCGGGGCAACACCGGGACAGCACCGGGAATACCGGGACAGCACCGGGGACACCAGGACAGCACCAAGAACACCGGGACAGCACCAGGAACAACAGGACAGCGCCGGAAATACCGGGATAGCACCGAAAACACCAGGACAGCGCCGGGAATACCGGGACAGCACCGGGCGGGGAGGGGGGCGTGTCTTTCCCGCCCTTTCCCGgcaggggccggggccgcgcgTGCGCAGGGGCGGGGCGGCGCGCGCGGTCGCGCGGGAAGGGCCGCGTGAGTGCGCGGGGGGCGCGTGCGGGGGCGGGAAACGCGACCCGCGGTGTATCGGGATGGGGGGCAAGGATAGAATGGGGGTGACCTGGGAGAGGGACGGAGAGTGTGCGGGGTGGGGGGggctgtgagtgtgtgtgcaggggAGAGTGCGGGGGGAGGCGCGGAGGACCCCAGCGCGCAAGGAGGGGTTTGCGGGGAGAATGGGAGTGACTGGAGAGAGGGCAGAGTGCGGTGAGTGTGCAAGGAGGGGGTGTAAGTGCTGGTGAGCCTGCAAGGAATGGTACTTGTGCAAgtgtgtgtgcaggggtggTACATGTGCTGGTGAGTGTGCGGGGAGTGGTGCGAATGCAGGTCAGAGCAGGTGAGCGTGAGAGAGGTGGTGTATAAAGAGGTGAATGTGCCAAGGGTGGTACGTGTGCAGGTGCGAGTTTAAGCGAGTGCAAGGGGTGGTGCACATGCAGGTGGATGTGCAGGTGTGGTACATGTGcaccaggtgtgtgtgtgtgacaggtgGTACATGTGCAGGGGTGATACATGTGCAGGTGGGCGTGTGACAGGTGGTAcatgtgcaggtgtgtgtgcaggtgtgtatGCAGGGGTGGTACATGTGCACCAGGTGTGTGTGTAACAGGTTGTACGTGTGCAGGTGAGCGTCTGACAGGTGGTACATGTGGACATGGGTGTGTGACAGGTTGTACATGTGCAGGTCTGTGTGTAACAGGTTGTAcatgtgcaggtgtgtgtgtgacaggttGTACATGTGTAGGTCTGTGTGTGACAGGTGGTACATGTGCAGGTGGGTGTGCAAGGGTGGTACATGTGCAGGGCTGATAACATGTGCAGGTGAGCGTCTGACAGGTGGTACATGTGCAGGTGTGTATGCAGGTGTGTATGCAGGGGTGGTACATGTGcaccaggtgtgtgtgtgtgacaggtgGTACATGTGCAGGTGTGTATGCAGGGGTGATACATGTGCAGGTGAGCGTGTGACAGGTGGTAcatgtgcaggtgtgtgtgcaggtgtgtatGCAGGGGTGGTACATGTGCACCAGGTGTGTGTGTAACAGGTTGTACGTGTGCAGGTGAGCGTCTGACAGGTGGTACATGTGGACATGGGTGTGTGACAGGTTGTACATGTGCAGGTCTGTGTGTAACAGGTTGTAcatgtgcaggtgtgtgtgtgacaggttGTACATGTGTAGGTCTGTGTGTGACAGGTGGTACATGTGCAGGTGGGTGTGCAAGGGTGGTACATGTGCAGGGCTGATAACATGTGCAGGTGAGCGTCTGACAGGTGGTACATGTGCAGGTGTGTATGCAGGGGTGATACATGTGCAGGTGAGCGTGTGACAGGTGGTAcatgtgcaggtgtgtgtgcaggtgtgcaTGCAGGGGTGGTACATGTGcaccaggtgtgtgtgtgtgacaggtgGTACATGAGCAGGTGTGTATG
Encoded proteins:
- the OSCP1 gene encoding protein OSCP1 isoform X2, which codes for MSSRTLPLLFLNLGGEMLYILDQRLRAQSIPGEKARKVMNDIIATMFNKKFMEELFKPQELYSKKALRTVYDRLAHASIMRLNQASMDKLYDLMTMAFKYQVLLCPRPRDILLITFNHLDAIKDFVYESPAILNQVDETFRQLIETYSCLSDGEFQLIRQTLLIFFQDMHIRVSIFLKDKVQNSNGRFVLPISGPVPWGTEVPGLIRMFNHKGVEVKRTEFTTAGNYVTPQREGSFELYGDRVLKLGTNMYSVSRPVETHMAGSSKNMASHAKENTAPNPLAKEELNFLARLLGGLDIQKPGGGESGFRLNLFTTDEEEEHAAQTRPEELSYKVINIEATQERQAELSRILGEMEVAEPRPDSAGKGEDLLALMDGL
- the OSCP1 gene encoding protein OSCP1 isoform X1, which encodes MSSRTLPLLFLNLGGEMLYILDQRLRAQSIPGEKARKDEWTDVDRKRVMNDIIATMFNKKFMEELFKPQELYSKKALRTVYDRLAHASIMRLNQASMDKLYDLMTMAFKYQVLLCPRPRDILLITFNHLDAIKDFVYESPAILNQVDETFRQLIETYSCLSDGEFQLIRQTLLIFFQDMHIRVSIFLKDKVQNSNGRFVLPISGPVPWGTEVPGLIRMFNHKGVEVKRTEFTTAGNYVTPQREGSFELYGDRVLKLGTNMYSVSRPVETHMAGSSKNMASHAKENTAPNPLAKEELNFLARLLGGLDIQKPGGGESGFRLNLFTTDEEEEHAAQTRPEELSYKVINIEATQERQAELSRILGEMEVAEPRPDSAGKGEDLLALMDGL